One window of Methanofervidicoccus abyssi genomic DNA carries:
- a CDS encoding amidohydrolase: protein MDILIRDLDYAVDINLNVYKNIDILIRRDEDSKKISIDRGRNLLEKSNLDKKDLKIIDGDKKCALPGLSNNHTHIPMTLLRGIADDMILQEWLREKIWPNEGRLTGEDVYYGALLGCLEMLRFGITSFNDMYFFPEEIVRATKEVGIKGTVGFPIIDFGTPQCKDLDKLLNNCEKFIKEYIAEEKINPVVAPHAPYTCSKDTYVQCREISQEYNVLLHTHLSETRYEVVEMENKIGMRPVEYLESIGILGDNLITAHCVWITKEEVKILAKHRVKVVHCPGSNMKLASGGVMPLVEMLREGVSLSLGTDGPASNNNLDILEEMKIAALLHKAHRWDPTVGDVDTVLRMAFNSESIGFENRDIVLLDLNSPHLRPVHNIKSNIVYSANGNDVDTVIVEGEVLLENKKFSKIDDKYLRNIYHKVNSIIKKFN, encoded by the coding sequence ATGGATATACTCATTAGGGATCTAGATTACGCTGTAGATATCAATTTAAACGTCTATAAGAATATAGATATACTTATCAGGAGAGACGAAGATAGTAAAAAGATATCAATAGATAGAGGTAGAAATCTCCTGGAAAAATCTAACTTAGATAAAAAAGATCTGAAGATAATAGATGGGGATAAGAAATGTGCACTACCTGGGTTGAGCAACAACCACACCCATATACCTATGACACTCCTGAGGGGAATAGCAGATGATATGATACTGCAGGAGTGGTTGAGGGAAAAGATATGGCCTAACGAGGGGAGACTTACAGGAGAAGATGTGTATTATGGGGCACTACTTGGATGTTTAGAGATGTTGAGATTTGGTATAACTTCGTTTAACGACATGTACTTTTTTCCCGAGGAGATAGTTAGAGCTACCAAGGAAGTAGGTATAAAGGGGACTGTAGGTTTTCCCATAATAGACTTTGGTACACCTCAATGTAAGGACTTGGATAAACTCCTAAATAACTGTGAAAAATTTATAAAGGAGTATATTGCAGAGGAGAAGATTAACCCAGTTGTAGCACCCCATGCCCCTTACACATGTTCAAAAGATACGTATGTCCAGTGTAGAGAGATATCCCAGGAGTACAACGTCCTTCTACACACCCATCTATCTGAGACAAGGTATGAAGTTGTGGAGATGGAGAACAAGATAGGGATGAGACCTGTAGAGTACTTAGAGAGTATAGGGATTTTAGGGGATAACCTTATAACTGCTCACTGCGTATGGATTACAAAGGAGGAAGTAAAGATACTTGCAAAGCACAGGGTAAAGGTAGTTCACTGTCCAGGAAGCAATATGAAACTTGCCAGTGGGGGAGTTATGCCCCTTGTGGAAATGTTAAGGGAAGGAGTATCCTTATCCCTTGGAACAGATGGACCTGCCAGCAACAACAACTTAGACATACTTGAAGAGATGAAAATAGCAGCACTACTTCACAAGGCACACAGGTGGGATCCTACAGTAGGAGATGTAGATACCGTCTTACGTATGGCCTTCAACAGTGAGTCCATAGGATTTGAAAATAGGGATATAGTACTCTTGGATCTCAATAGCCCTCATCTAAGACCTGTTCATAATATAAAGTCTAATATAGTATATTCTGCAAATGGAAATGACGTAGATACTGTAATTGTAGAAGGAGAGGTATTACTGGAGAACAAAAAATTCTCTAAGATAGATGATAAATATCTAAGGAATATCTACCATAAGGTAAATAGTATTATAAAAAAATTTAATTAA